One region of Streptomyces subrutilus genomic DNA includes:
- a CDS encoding IclR family transcriptional regulator has translation MPTSSASTTDASAKPTAAGGGVQSLERAFDLLERMADAGGEVGLSELSAASGLPLPTIHRLMRTLVACGYVRQQPNRRYSLGPRLIRLGESASRLLGTWARPYLARLVEETGETANMALLDGDEIVYVAQVPSKHSMRMFTEVGRRVLPHSTGVGKALLAHTPADEVRALLARTGMPAATEKTITTPEGFLEALEHVRKVGFAVDDNEQEIGVRCLAVSVPNSPTAAAISISGPAGRVTEAVAESFVPILQGVAAELSVALSNQAPA, from the coding sequence GTGCCGACGTCCAGCGCCAGCACCACCGACGCTTCCGCCAAGCCCACCGCCGCCGGCGGTGGCGTCCAGTCCCTTGAGCGCGCCTTCGATCTGCTCGAACGCATGGCCGATGCCGGGGGTGAGGTCGGCCTCAGCGAGCTCTCCGCGGCCAGCGGACTGCCCCTGCCGACGATCCACCGTCTCATGCGCACCCTCGTGGCGTGCGGCTACGTCCGCCAGCAGCCCAACCGACGTTACTCCCTCGGACCCCGGCTGATCCGCCTCGGCGAGTCCGCGTCGCGGCTGCTGGGCACCTGGGCCCGCCCCTACCTCGCCCGTCTGGTCGAGGAGACCGGTGAGACGGCGAACATGGCCCTGCTCGACGGGGACGAGATCGTCTACGTCGCCCAGGTGCCGTCCAAGCACTCCATGCGCATGTTCACCGAGGTCGGCCGCCGGGTGCTCCCGCACTCCACCGGCGTGGGCAAGGCCCTCCTGGCCCACACCCCGGCCGACGAGGTACGGGCCCTGCTGGCGCGCACCGGGATGCCGGCGGCGACCGAGAAGACCATCACCACGCCCGAGGGCTTCCTCGAGGCGCTGGAGCACGTCCGCAAGGTGGGCTTCGCGGTCGACGACAACGAGCAGGAGATAGGAGTCCGCTGCCTCGCCGTGTCGGTGCCGAACTCGCCGACCGCCGCCGCGATCTCCATCTCGGGCCCGGCCGGCCGGGTGACCGAGGCCGTGGCCGAGTCCTTCGTGCCGATCCTGCAGGGTGTCGCCGCGGAGCTCTCGGTGGCCCTGTCCAACCAGGCCCCCGCCTGA
- the allB gene encoding allantoinase AllB: MAVELVLRSTRVITAEGTRAASVAVAGGKITAVLAHDAEVPAGARLEDFGDDVLLPGLVDTHVHVNDPGRTEWEGFWTATRAAAAGGITTILDMPLNSLPPTTTAGNLRVKQEVARAKAHVDVGFWGGALPDNVKDLRPLHDAGVYGFKCFLSPSGVEEFPELDQEQLAASLAEITGFGGLMIVHAEDPHHLDSAPQNPGPKYADFLASRPRDAENTAIENLIAQAKRLDARVHVLHLSSSDALPLIAAAKAEGVRITVESCPHFLTLTAEEVPDGATEFKCCPPIREAANQDLLWDALADGTIDCIVSDHSPSTADLKTGDFATAWGGISSLQLGLPAIWTEARRRGRSLEDVVRWMSAAPAALAGLTRKGAIEVGRDADFAVVAPEETFTVDPAELHHRNRITAYAGKTLHGVVKSTWLRGTQIADHGTPTEPTGLLLERQN, translated from the coding sequence GTGGCTGTGGAACTGGTACTGCGCTCGACGCGCGTCATCACCGCCGAGGGGACGCGCGCCGCCTCGGTGGCCGTCGCCGGCGGGAAGATCACGGCCGTGCTCGCGCACGACGCCGAGGTACCGGCCGGAGCCCGGCTGGAGGACTTCGGCGACGATGTCCTGCTCCCCGGCCTGGTCGACACCCACGTCCACGTGAACGACCCGGGCCGCACCGAGTGGGAGGGCTTCTGGACGGCCACCCGCGCCGCCGCGGCCGGCGGCATCACCACCATCCTCGACATGCCCCTCAACTCCCTGCCCCCGACCACCACGGCCGGCAACCTGCGCGTCAAGCAGGAGGTCGCCCGCGCCAAGGCGCACGTGGACGTCGGCTTCTGGGGCGGCGCCCTGCCGGACAACGTCAAGGACCTGCGCCCGCTGCACGACGCCGGCGTCTACGGCTTCAAGTGCTTCCTGTCGCCCTCCGGTGTGGAGGAGTTCCCCGAGCTCGACCAGGAGCAGCTCGCCGCCTCCCTCGCCGAGATCACCGGCTTCGGCGGCCTGATGATCGTGCACGCCGAGGACCCGCACCACCTGGACTCCGCGCCGCAGAATCCGGGCCCCAAGTACGCCGACTTCCTGGCCTCCCGGCCGCGCGACGCCGAGAACACCGCGATCGAGAACCTGATCGCCCAGGCCAAGCGGCTGGACGCCCGCGTCCACGTCCTGCACCTGTCCTCCTCCGACGCGCTGCCGCTGATCGCCGCCGCCAAGGCCGAGGGCGTGCGGATCACCGTCGAGTCCTGCCCGCACTTCCTCACCCTCACGGCCGAGGAAGTCCCGGACGGCGCGACCGAGTTCAAGTGCTGCCCGCCCATCCGCGAGGCCGCCAACCAGGACCTCCTGTGGGACGCGCTCGCCGACGGCACCATCGACTGCATCGTCTCGGACCACTCGCCGTCCACGGCGGACCTCAAGACCGGCGACTTCGCCACCGCGTGGGGCGGCATCTCCTCCCTCCAGCTGGGCCTGCCCGCCATCTGGACCGAGGCGCGCCGCCGCGGCCGCAGCCTGGAGGACGTCGTGCGCTGGATGTCCGCCGCCCCGGCCGCCCTCGCCGGGCTGACGCGGAAGGGCGCGATCGAGGTGGGACGCGACGCCGACTTCGCCGTCGTGGCTCCTGAAGAAACGTTCACTGTGGATCCCGCCGAGCTGCACCACCGCAACCGGATCACGGCGTACGCGGGCAAGACCCTGCACGGCGTCGTGAAGTCCACCTGGCTGCGCGGTACGCAGATCGCCGACCACGGCACCCCGACCGAGCCCACGGGCCTCCTCCTCGAAAGGCAGAACTGA
- the alc gene encoding allantoicase — MAQRSTGLASFTGNANPYGGGDPYADYRTADFPFTQYANLAARELGAGVIAANDEFFAQRENLLIAEAAHFDPEHFGHKGKIMDGWETRRRRGVCATQPWPTAEDHDWALVRLGAPGVIRGIVVDTAHFRGNMPQAVSIEGTSWDGALAPTPEELLADDVKWTVLVPRTPVGGHAANGFEVTAEQRFTHLRVNQHPDGGIARLRVYGEVVPDPAWLATLGTFDVVALENGGSVQDASNRFYSPPTNTINPGRSRKMDDGWETARRRDDGNDWIRYQLVAESEIRAVEIDTAYLKGNSAGWASLSVKTGEEGEWTEFLPRTRLQPDTNHRFVLDTPAVGTHVRIDIFPDGGFSRLRLHGSLTEAGAAAHAARHQELGA; from the coding sequence GTGGCACAGCGTTCAACTGGACTGGCCTCCTTCACCGGCAACGCGAACCCGTACGGAGGCGGCGACCCGTACGCGGACTACCGCACCGCGGACTTCCCGTTCACCCAGTACGCGAACCTCGCCGCCCGTGAGCTCGGCGCCGGTGTCATCGCCGCCAACGACGAGTTCTTCGCCCAGCGCGAGAACCTGCTCATCGCCGAGGCCGCGCACTTCGACCCCGAGCACTTCGGCCACAAGGGCAAGATCATGGACGGCTGGGAGACCCGCCGCCGCCGCGGGGTCTGCGCCACCCAGCCCTGGCCGACCGCCGAGGACCACGACTGGGCGCTCGTACGCCTGGGCGCCCCGGGCGTCATCCGCGGCATCGTCGTCGACACCGCCCACTTCCGCGGCAACATGCCGCAGGCCGTCTCCATCGAGGGCACCAGCTGGGACGGCGCCCTCGCGCCGACCCCGGAGGAGCTCCTCGCCGACGACGTGAAGTGGACCGTGCTGGTCCCGCGCACCCCGGTCGGCGGCCACGCGGCCAACGGCTTCGAGGTGACCGCCGAGCAGCGGTTCACGCACCTGCGCGTCAACCAGCACCCGGACGGCGGCATCGCCCGCCTGCGGGTGTACGGCGAGGTCGTCCCCGACCCGGCGTGGCTGGCCACCCTCGGCACCTTCGACGTGGTCGCGCTCGAGAACGGCGGCTCGGTCCAGGACGCGTCCAACCGCTTCTACTCCCCGCCGACCAACACCATCAACCCGGGCCGCTCCCGCAAGATGGACGACGGCTGGGAGACCGCCCGCCGCCGCGACGACGGCAACGACTGGATCCGCTACCAGCTCGTCGCGGAGTCCGAGATCCGCGCCGTCGAGATCGACACGGCCTACCTGAAGGGCAACTCGGCGGGCTGGGCCTCCCTGTCCGTCAAGACGGGGGAGGAGGGCGAGTGGACGGAGTTCCTGCCGCGCACCCGCCTGCAGCCCGACACGAACCACCGCTTCGTGCTGGACACCCCGGCGGTCGGCACGCACGTCCGGATCGACATCTTCCCGGACGGCGGCTTCTCCCGCCTGCGCCTGCACGGCTCCCTGACGGAGGCCGGCGCCGCCGCGCACGCCGCCCGCCACCAGGAACTGGGCGCCTAG